GGTCCAGGTGACCTGGCGCAGGTCGTGCGCCGCTTGGGAGAAAGACCAGGGAAGGCTGATCCCAACCTTCTCCTGGGCCTCGACGTGCCCGACGACGCTGCCGTCTACCGGATCAACGACGAGACGGCAATCGTCCAGACCGTCGACTTCTTCACCCCGGTGGTGGACGACCCCTACCAGTGGGGCGCAATCGCCGTCGCCAACGCTCTCTCCGACGTCTACGCCATGGGCGCTACGCCGCTGACCGGGCTGAACCGGGTGGGCTGGCCGAAGGACCTGGACATGGACCTGCTGGCCCGGGTGCTCGAAGGGGGCGCCGACAAGGCCGACGAGGCCGGCTGCGCCGTGGTCGGCGGGCACACGGTCGACGACCCGGAGCCCAAGTTCGGCATGGCGGTCACCGGGGTGGTTCACCCGGACAAGATCGTCAAGCTATCGACCGCCAAGCCGGGGATGTCGATCATCCTCACGAAGCCGCTCGGGATGGGGATCATCGCCACCGCCTGCAAGGCGAACCGCATCGACAAGGCCCTGCTGAAGCGGGGCACCACGCTTATGGCCACCCTCAACAAGGCGGCCGCCCAGGCGATGGTGGAGGTTGGCGCTGCCGCCTGCACCGACGTCACCGGCTTCGGCCTCCTGGGGCACCTGAGGGGAATGCTGAACGCCAGCGGGTGCGCCGCCAACCTGGTGGCCGACCACGTGCCGATCCTGGACGGCGTCGGCGGCCTGGCGAAGGAGGGATTCGTCCCCGGCGGCACGCAGCGCAACCGAGATTATTTCGGACCCTTTGTAGAATTCGATTCGGACATCGACCCGATGGTGAGGATCATCCTGTT
This window of the Actinomycetota bacterium genome carries:
- the selD gene encoding selenide, water dikinase SelD → GPGDLAQVVRRLGERPGKADPNLLLGLDVPDDAAVYRINDETAIVQTVDFFTPVVDDPYQWGAIAVANALSDVYAMGATPLTGLNRVGWPKDLDMDLLARVLEGGADKADEAGCAVVGGHTVDDPEPKFGMAVTGVVHPDKIVKLSTAKPGMSIILTKPLGMGIIATACKANRIDKALLKRGTTLMATLNKAAAQAMVEVGAAACTDVTGFGLLGHLRGMLNASGCAANLVADHVPILDGVGGLAKEGFVPGGTQRNRDYFGPFVEFDSDIDPMVRIILFDAQTSGGLLIVVERSKQDAMVKALRRLGTPSASVIGRITDGPAGTIKVAGRY